ATTGATCAATCGAGTGAGCCCTGAATTGAACATATTAGTCTTTGGACAGTCTCGATCGATCAACGAATTttgaaaatacttgtaaactctcTAGACACTTTTGAACATGTTTGAGTGATTGAACATGTGGTGCTCGATCGATCGAGAACTGCTCGATTGATCGATGCTTAGAACGACGGCACACTCAATTTTGATTTCCTAATTCGGGTgttatgttatgttatatatatatatatataaattgtggGATTATGGTAGAATAATCAGGGCTTAAACGGTTTTATGATTAGAGAGGAGAAAACGAGGGTTTTCGGAATTGTAAGTTCTTCTATCTTTTTTATTTATCGCTTTCGCAATGCTTGTTGTCGTTTTCTAccatggttgtttttttttttttttttttttttccatagaggtttttccatataaaattcATGTAACTTATATATGCTTTGTTTGCATTTGCTTATTGtcaaataattcaaatttaagaTTTTCTTTTCAACCCCCCAACATGGACCACTCCCAAAAACATCATTGATATGACAATGTAACCTTTTAATCCATGCTCCGTAAATATATTGTCAACAACACAAATACTTCCACGAGTCCACGTTTAACCGAAGAAAGGTAAGAGGTTGGCAAATAAGATCTTCCCATCTCTAAGATAAGTAGGCCTCTGTCCCTCTATAGTGGGCTCATTATTTCAAATGGACCCAGTTACTGAATAATGGACCCATGTGTACTGTTGAGGATCATATAGTAATTTTCGTTATTCATGTCTTCAAGAAAGCACAATAAATTAATGCCCACTATGCTTAAGTAGAAAGAAAAAGTTGGATACTCCGCCACAGTGTAATCTACGTGATCGGGGCGAAACTTGGAAATTGTACATGGGGCATATGTGAAACTcaattcaaaccgtccatatggtgggccgTGCTTTAGATGTTTTATAAAATAACAATTAGAGTGAAACAATAACTTACCTTACCAATTAATTGATATCTAAGGGATGGCCAGCATGAAAATAAACAGCAACTCAAATTCAgaaaacaaaatttgaaaatcagagacaacatctcacataattaatattattttactgTTATGACTTATCTAAAGTCGGCTCTTTGGTTTGAACAGTCAAATTTGAGTAAGATATCTTCCATGTGTAGAAAtgtaagtgcctgagtatcatccatcacaccccgccagagtatcaaatacctcCCTTCTTACGTAAATATATGGAATACCATTGAGTGTTAATGTATGCCTGATGATCGTGGTTTATCTAACATTGATTTTTCTCTTCTTGTCTTTTccgttgttattattattgttttttcattcttttctcatCTAAATGACACCCACCAGACCAAAATTTCTACAAGGACGTTTGGATTTTTCTTACACGTATAAACGAGTAGATATGCCAATGAAATCCCAACCGCCCACAAGGAAAAAATGAACATAAACAACATGGTACATAAGTTAAAAGATAAGGAATACTGCATACGTGTTAACGTGGCACTTGTGTGTTATATCAAGGCTGTTTGTTAGGTCAGGCTAAGCTTTTACATAACCGTCCCTGTAAACCAGGCCAATCCACTCATAAGTGGGCTGGACTAAGTGTGAGAAAAATGAACGGTTAGAAAGAGAATCACTGACGACCTATGTTTAATGTGTATAAATGGCTTTGCTGATGAGATATTGTTTTGTGATAGGGCATGTTCACGTTGAGCCCCAGATGATACATGGCCCAGATCTGACACACATATGCTATGTTGGCATGCATGGTGCGATTCATCCCTTCCAATTGTCCTCGCGTGAATGGCTTTAGCATTTGCTCTTTAGAGAAACCATATACTCAATTAGCTTGTTAGACCCAACAAATGAAATAGGTAATCCATGCAAGAGAATTTGTACGATCCACTAGCCCAGAACATGCACAGATGTCCTCGAGCCTTGAGTTTGTAGAAGTGGGTCCACAGATCAGTGATCCAGATTGTTGATAAGATGGGCCCTGCCATGGATCGTGGATTGCACTTCAATGGCCAAGGAAGACAAGATAGCAGTGGCCCATCTTCGCTACGGAAAATGGCCAGTAATTAGCTTCTGTGATCTTCCAATCTGGTTGATTCCAATCCAAGTTTTCAGTTCCCTCAACAGGCGGGGCTGAGGTCCATTCAAACCCAGTTGGTAAAGTACAACTTAGACCTGATCACACAGCCCGGGCTTGGTGGGCCATAATAACGAATGCCTGATCAACCCATAATAAACATACAAGGGCGCTCGAGCCCAAGTCCGGTTTAAGATTGAGCTTTACTGCCCAACAGACTCTTTGACATAGCCCGACCCCTGCTGGATTAGTAAACGGGCTTAAATTTAAGACCGGCCAAGACTTATATATCCATGGGCTTATTACTACCCAAGGTGGGCCAAGATGAAAAGCTCGCTGGCCCAGTCTGGTGATTAACAGCCATAAGAGTTTGTTTTCCACAAGGCGAATTTGGTATGAATCTTTaaaatatgggccccacgtgcGCAAACTAAAGGCTCGAGTATGCTGTGCATGTCCTTGGCTCGAGGATCATGCATGTCCtttacatgcaaaaaaaaaaaaaaactctcgcTTTCTACTGCAAGATGCGATACGAAATGCCATGGCCATGGGATCCTACTATCTCCACACGTGCTAACATGCACATGTTTGAGACATCTGGATCTTTAATGACAGTAGCCTGGATGTGTACGTGCTGCTTTTCGAAAATCAAGCTAGTGTGATCATCAAGTGAGACACGGGTTAAAGAAGAGAGACAATTGTAAAAAGTTGGCTAATGATGAACGTTTAACTACACGTGTGGATGATCTAATGAACATACTAGAATAATTTTTGTGTCACCCAACAATCATAGTAAaactcacctgatgaacggctctgaTCTTCTACATATGGCTCATGGTAGTAGGATTTGGATGGCCGGTTCGCATTAGCCATACACCATTTTCTCGGGCACACGCGCACAACATGATAATCTAATATCTTTCTCCGTCTCGTAAGAAATGGAAACAAATCGATGCACTGCAGAGTGTGATGGTAcatacacatgcactcagaaattgaTAAGGCCTGACTATGGGTGGACCAGGGGTTGGGCCCTGATTTTGAGTTCCTTTGGTCGAGCCTGTTGGGCCACCcttgttcaaaattttcatttcatttcaaaaAATTGCACCACATAGTTCCTTAACTGGTCAGTTGGGGGACATCTAATCGATGGTTGGAATGAAAAAtagtcaatggtccacattcaacaacaTTGGAGATGATGATTTGTTAAATCAATGTATATTTTGAATCATGGGTTATCTACAGTGGGTCCTAAAATTTAAACGGTTCGATTTTAATTACATGCATGTCACATATACAATTGCCAAGTGCGTGCGTATGAACCGTCACACTTCACCAGAGTATGAAATAAATCCATGAAAATATTTACATTGCAGCTTTCTCTCGCTTACAAGTAAGATTATTCTATATTATTTCTCCCTTGTGAAAAAATTGTATTAAAAGCACCCCTTGCTACAATCTTCGaagcccatctctctctctctctctctctctctctctctctctctctcgctatggATGTTGAAGATGGTGGAAAACCTAGGCCACAAGACCTTGAGAAACCAACGGTTGGGTTTGATGGGTCATGTCTAGTAGTAAAAGCAAAGGCAAGTGAATGGCCATTTGTGGTGTTAAGGGTGCTAGCAATATGTGCCACGCTCTCAGCTACACTTGTGATGGCACTGAACAAGCAAAGCAAAACAATGGTTGTGGCATTGGTTGGAAATACTCCTATTACTGGAACCGTCACTGCCAAGTTTCAACAAACCCCAGCTTTTgtgtaagtctctctctctctctctctctctctctctcaacggcACTTGAACTTGGCATGTCCGggtaatgatgaatggcccagctaGTACGTTAGCTCAGTCTAATCATCAGGAGGGGTGACATTATACAAAAGGATTAGATGTTTAAAGGCCTTTTCAATTGCCATGCCTTTGTAGTTTAATGACGTAATGGATCCgggtcggaagcggattgcgtaccgagtaactcagtacgctgagcatagtgagtaaactctgcggggcccaccgtgatatatttattttatccattccatccatccgttttaccagataattttacaggttaatcccaaaaatgaaacatatctgaagctcaagtagaccacaccacaggaaacagtgtggattgaacgtctactgtagaaaaattcttgggggccacagaagttttggatcaagttgatatttgtgttttcccttcatccatatctgtgtgatcttatgaacagtttggatgacaaataaacatcactgtggggcccaggaaggtttcaatggtggaaatcattattcccactgtttcctatgtatggtccacttaagatttggatatgcttcaattttgggctcaatgtctaaaatgagatggaaaaatggatggaccgcgtggataaaccacttacattcccagtgggcccaacagattttactcagtacgTACTGAGTGAgccatttttaatggtcaataatttCAAGTGTTTCATACctttaattatttaaataaattgtTGTTACAGGCCTAGCTAGGCCTGGACCAAGGCTTAGGAATTTAGGAATGGATCTGGCCCAACCGCATACCCGCCCTCGCCCCAGCTCATTGCGTGGTGTCGGGCTTAGTTGGGCTGGAGCCAACGAAGAATGGCCCGGCCCAGCATATTGACTTGGTCAATCATCACCTGATTGGTGTtttgaagacatttgtaagcgaATTCCAATCACCATACATGTCTACCTTAAAGATACGTTTGATCTGGGCCATCCTTAAATGACCCAGCCCATTTATATGATGGAACTTGCTGTAAATAGGGATattccataataataataataataataattaaaaaaataaaaaaatcttagatTAGACTATTTAAAATCTTAACCATTTAAATCTTTCTATTACAGGCCTGGTTTAGGCTTGGCCTGTCCTACAGGATTCAGGAGATTAATGGTGCAGTAGCCTGGCCCTCCATTACACTGGTCCTCAGTGTGTAAAATGGCCGATTTATGTGAAGCTTGCTGTGTTctacatgtgaaatccactccctccatccccTACACTTTTTCATTTTTACCATAAAGCCACCGAAGATAATcccgatacaaaactcaggtgggccacaccatagggaacaatgtaaaatcaagcttaaaacctctaaattcatgtggtgtagACCGCCCAAACTTGGAATCTGGCCAATTTTTGGACTGACTGTTCATCCTGGTGAGGCCCGCctgatgaacaaattggatggaataTGCGCAGCATGGTGTGTGACACATACAACCTACAGTTGTTGCGCACTAGTTTGTTGAAATAGAACTAGtgaatattttttaatattaaccATCCAATGAAATGTATTCTTATCGTCTACTCAATAATCTCAATCAATTTTAGAAAAGCACCTATGTTAGATGATGCTGACAATCCCATCTATGGTTcgcaaaaaatggatggtcattaAAAAAAGACCAACATCCAAAGGGCTACTATCTCGTTCTCCACGATTTCTTCAGTTTTGGAATTTcatgcaagattttcaaaatttcaagtcTTATCAGGATATTACTTGAAAGATCTCACTGAcaataaacaaaacaaaacattataataaattaataattaaaatatatatgtaaTTATAGATAGAAAACACTCAAGATAAATTATTAGGATAGCATGCTTAGGTATTTCCAATTCAATGCCTATTATTATTTCTATTTGTTCATTAGCTATATTGGTCTCTAAAAACCATGCATGCAGTTGTTTTTGTTGGATGGTTGACATTGAATATTTTCAGGAACTAGGATACGGATCATTGTGATAGAAATAAATTTTCAATTAAAGAAAGaccattttgtaattttttaaatattggtTGTGGTGATTTTCTCATGTTTAAATTCTTTCATTGCTCATGTTGACATTGATTTTGTGATGCAGGTTCTTTGTGATAGCCAATGCTATTGCCAGTTTCCATAACATATCCTTGTTGCTGCTTCGCTTATATGGTAGTAAGTTGCAAATAAAAGGGCTTGGGCTTTTGGTCACTATCTCAGACATGGTAATAagcatttcattcattctttttctttgacTGAGAAAAAATTGGAATGATCCACtaattgggtggaccacacacatgcactgaACCGGCCAAtcagttgtccattgattttATGATGGTGTAGCTTGGCTCCGAATGGACCATCTTGATTTTTGCCCCAGTATATGCGTGGGGCCAGCCTTGATGTGTGCACGAGATATATTTTGTTCATTAGGTGCACCCTTGAATGTTAGGAAATGGGGCCAAACTTCAGCCTCATTGGAAACTAAGATGGCCACATCACGTGAAGAGTTGGGATGGGACGCCTAAGCAATAAAAATTTCCGGAGAGTTGTGCAGCCCATCATGttttttatattccatccaatccattcatcagtcaGAGTCCACATGGAAGAATGGACCCAACAAAATTTAGGCCATTCCAAgctccaagtgggacacaccaagtGAATTTATAGATCCTATGAATGATTTTCAATGTTCCttaagtgtgacccacctaattacCGACCTGATTTTGGTCTCCATGGTAAACTTGAGGCGGAGAACCTGATGCACGGATTGGATTTGGTAAACAATTCCAGTGTGCCCTATAGAGGTCAACAACACTATATGATC
This region of Magnolia sinica isolate HGM2019 chromosome 1, MsV1, whole genome shotgun sequence genomic DNA includes:
- the LOC131245446 gene encoding CASP-like protein 1B1, with amino-acid sequence MDVEDGGKPRPQDLEKPTVGFDGSCLVVKAKASEWPFVVLRVLAICATLSATLVMALNKQSKTMVVALVGNTPITGTVTAKFQQTPAFVFFVIANAIASFHNISLLLLRLYGSKLQIKGLGLLVTISDMMMVSLVSAAAAGAAAMAELGKNGNTHARWNKICDRFETFCDHGGGALIASFISVGLLMALNALSTVALYKNRACR